From the Helicobacter mustelae genome, the window GTCTGCGTACTTTTTTTGCATGCAAGAGGAGGTTTTTCCTCCGCTACATCAAGGGATTGCGTGATGTGAGCCAAAGGGATTTTTCTGCACAAAATCTCTTGCATGAAAGCCTGGAGAAGGCATACAACGCCCATCCTAATGATGTAATTGGCGCACAAAAAGAGTTTTATCATCTTGTGCATCAAGCTTCGTTGCAAGATCCCATGCAAAAATTTGCATCAGAATTGATGGTGAAGAATATGGATTCATTTTGGAAGCAGGAGAGGGAGCATTATCAAAAATATCGTTTTTATGCAGCGGAGTATGGCTTTGAGGCAGAAATTTTGAAACATAAATTCAGCGGCAAGATTGATCGGGTGGATTATGATGAAGAGAGTGCTAGTTATGTGGTGGTGGATTATAAATTTGGCAAAAAAATCCATCAGAGCATTAACGAAAACACCAGTGATTTTCAATTGATTCTCTATGCCATGGCTTTAGAGAGTGAGGGGAAGAGTGTGGAGGCTTGCTTGGTGTATGATATCAGGGGTGAGAAAAAAATTTCAGTGAATCTAGAAGAAGGCAGGGAAATTCTGCAAGAGCGCATCAAGGAGTTAGATGGGGAGATGGAATTTACTCAAAATTTCAAAGAATGCCATTATTGTGAATTCAAAATGCTCTGCAATCAAGCATGATCTCATTGGAATTCCTTCATCGCTAAGTAATTTCCCTTCCAATTTCATCATACCAACATGTCGCAGGCTTGTAATATCATGCTCCAATTCCCATCTCCACAACGCCAAAATGTGGGGAATTTTTTATGCGCGAGGACTTTTGTAAGCAAATAATATGTATCTAGCTTTTTATCTCATCGTGCTAGCAGCACTTTGTCAATACAGCAAAACCATGCACAAAACCAATCACACCGATGTGTTTGGGTGAGGCTTGTTATTCTTTTTTGCTGGGGATGGTGAAAATGGGAGTGTCTTTATTTTTGCTGGATTTTTTGATGTCTTCTATCAGCGTGGTGATGGGGGTGAGGGGGTTGCTATCTAGATAGATGTTGGTGAAGCTCATAGATTGGATCAGAGAGAAAAAATCCGCATTGGTCTTGGCGATGATGGTGGCATTGCATTTGCTCTCTGACATGATTTTGATTTTTAGGGCAGATTCGAGCTTTGGGTTATTGATATAGATGAGTGAGGTTTTTTCGTATTTTTGTTTGTAGCGCAGATAGTTGTCATAAGCGCTTTTGTCATTGGCATTGAGCTTTTCTTTGTCAAGATTTTGCAGATACATCCACAAAAAAGTCATCGCACAATAGGATCCTGAGATATTTTTATTGAAAAAGGTATTGTGTACGGGGGTGGATTGCATGGCAAGCTTCCAGATGAAATTATCCAAATCCGTAGCACAGATGTCGAGCATCTTTGTGATTTTTTTAATCAATATGAGACGGGCTTGTTTGAATTCCTTTTGGAAACCTAGCACATAGCGCTGGCGGAATACCTCTGTGATGCTTTGCAGTCTTTTAAGGCATTCATCCAATGGTCTAGCTTCCTCATCGGCCTTGGAGATTTGCTGCTTGAGACTTTTTAATCTATGTTCCAGCGCCTTGAGATTCTTAGTGTTTCGTGCTCCTATTTTGGCATAAATGCTCTTCATCTCTGCGATATGGGCTTTGATGCTGGATTGAAGTTGGGAGATTTTGTCATTGAGTCCCGAGATGGCATGCACGCTTGCCTGATAAAACAGCTGATCCTCCAAAAAATGCTCTTCAAAGAGCTTGCTTAGATCAATTTTGTCATTTTGCATAAAAAGATCATAGAAATGATTGAGTTTATTAAGGGCCTGCATACGCTCCAAAAATACATCCATGGTGATATTTTTATCCGTGAAAATTAGCATATCAATTGCCTTGTGCAAGAAGCGCTTCATTTGGAAGTAATCTAGTAGGGGTTCTTGTGTGTTGGGAAATTCTTTGGCGATGAGGTTGATGGCGTTGTTTTCTTGAAAGAAATATTTCTCAATACATTTTTCTATGCTGACATCAAGGGGAATATCTTGGATGGTAAAAAAATTGGTCTGCTTAAAGATTTTTTCGATAATGTCTGCTTTAAATTCATATTCTTTGTTTGCGAGTTCTTCATCTGTATCTGTCTTCCAAAAATCAATCTCTTGGATATGAAAATCCTCTGAAAATCCTTGATATACAGAGGCCTTGGCATGGGTGACATAACCATTTGTATTATGTCGAAACTCCACTAGCATCCCAGGAACGGGCAGATGCTTGCTATCCCGCCAGCTGTCTTTGCGGAATTCAAAAATTTTTTTGGAATGATTGACAATCAGACCAATCCCACTCGCAGCAGAATATTTTAAGATTTTTCCATGCACGCTGAAATCCCCTTGATTACTTTTGATTTTTGAAGCATTTTGCAATAGATCCCAAGATCGCGATATGACTCTGGGATTGCAGCATAAAGCAACACGACCCAAACAACACCCAAATGGGATCGCGACGCTATCAAAACATGACTGCAATCAACGCATTCTAAAAGCGCTCATTATAGCAAAAAATCCCAATCAAATGCGCCTGCCTGCATGATTTGGCTTGTCTGTGAATGTGTTATAATTTGAGAAAAATTCTCAAGGATTCTGTGATTAAAAAGATATCTATTTGTCTGTTTTTGGCTTTTTTCTGTCTATTTTTGTCTATAGCGACTTTTTTTGGTCCAAGTGGGGCGGTGGGGAATTTTGGCAAGGGATTTAGCAATTTCAATTTTATGGTGTTTGGATTTCTTGCGCCCTTCTATCTGCTTTTTCTCCTCTATCCGCTTTTTCTCTATTACAAAAATAGTGTTTTCTCTTCTAGGGATGTGCGAAAAATCAGTGCAGGAGTTTTGATTTTTGTGGTTTTGTTATGCCTGCAATACTTATGGCTAGGCAGGGGGGAACTAGCTAAGAGCATGGTGGAGGGCGTGCGTCCTTTTATTGGGATTTTTGGAGTGTATGTGTGCTTGCTAATTCTTTGGGTATTTGCTTGGACCTTGCTCTCTCTTGCAAATTTTTTAGCCACGATGTCAAAAATTCTGATTTTTGGCATGAGGGCTTTGGAGGCATTGGGTGCAAGATTGCAAGAAATGGGGGCAATCATCCTTGATAAAAAAACTAAGTGGCAGGAAGAGAGAAGGGCAAAAAAAGAGAGTGAGGCAGAAATTCGCAAATCCATGAAGGATTTCATGCCAAACTCCAAAAAGCAAGTAGATTTGCCAAACCCAGAGTCACAAGCCCTAACCCAAGATTTTATGCCACAAAATCAACAAGAAACAAAGAATAGAGAGGATTTTGATGAGGAAGAGTTTTTGGCATCAGAGGTAAAGACCTTCTATCATGTAGACATTCCCAAGCAAAACAATCCCAAGGGGGTGGTCTTGCGAAGTGCACAGAATCTGCCAGAAACAGATTCTGTGGATGCGCGCACTCTCCTTCATCAAAGGCGTATCAAGGCAGAAAGTGCAGGCTTACTGGATTTTGCTCTGAAGCAAACAAAAAATTCTCTATCGCCTAGGGATTTGGCACAAAATTCGCAGATGCAAACAAGAAATTTGCTTGCAAAAATGCAAAAGATTGAGCAAATCTTGCAAGAAGATACGCCAAGTCCGCAAAATCCCAGTGGGTCGAATTGGGCTGGGGTGGAATTCTCTAGAGCTTCCCCTGCATCAAATCCTGGCAAAAATGCCCACAATGTCGCAACTTCTTCCTCGGGATTGGATTGGGATGGAGTAAATTCCCTTTCTCAATCAGGTCTCGCAGCTAGATTGCAGGATTTGGCCTCAAAAAATCCATCGCAGGATTTTTCTGCAGAGTCTGGCCATGCACTAGAAGAAAATCCAAATTCTTTGCAGGATTACAACCAGCCTCACCAAAATGAACACTCTTTAGAGCAAAATTCTTCTGCCCAGCCATTTGAGTGCTCTGAGATTTTTGGATTGGATGGAAGAGCGGTGCAGGATAAAGGGGGTTTGGCACAAGAGCTCCCCAACCAAGAGATCGTCAAGGAGAGCGAGCAATTCCCCTTAGATAAGAGTGCGCAAACAACACAAGAGCACGCCCAAGAGCAAAACAGCCTAAAGGATTCCTTTAGCAGGGAATTTGCCTACAAAAGCAAGTTTCAGATTCTCACAGAGGTGAGCGAGAATGCCCAGATGCTAGAGGGCTTAGAAAAAGGGGAGAGAGAAAAGCCCAGAGATTATGTTTTGCCAAGCTTGGAGCTGCTCTCCAAGCCTCCATTGCAAGAGGCGAGCATCAATGAGGAGGAGATTGACAAAAAAGCTCAAAATCTCCTAGAAAAGCTCAACACTTTCAAAATTGATGGGGATGTGGTCTCCATTTGCTCAGGGCCGCTCATTAGCACTTTTGAGTTCAAGCCCGCCACACATATCAAGGTCAATCGGATTTGTTCTTTGAGCGATGATTTAGCAATGGCACTCTCTGCGCAGTCCATTCGCATTCAAGCGCCAATTCCTGGAAAAAATGTGGTGGGCATTGAGATCCCAAATTCAAGCTTTCAAACCGTCTATATGCGAGAAATCTTAGAGAGTGAAATTTTTCAAACAAGTGCCTCGCCCCTTGCCCTAGCACTTGGCAAGGATATCGCTGGCAATCCTTTCGTGGCAGATCTTAAAAAGCTCCCCCATTTGCTCGTGGCAGGGACGACGGGAAGTGGCAAATCTGTGGGGGTCAATGCGATGATTCTCTCCATGCTCTATCGAAATTCTCCCGATCACCTGCGACTCATTATGATTGATCCCAAGCAGGTGGAATTTAGCCTCTATGAGGACATTCCCCATCTGCTCACCCCCATCATCACAGATCCAAAAAAGGCCATCACTGCGCTCAATCAAGCCATCAGAGAAATGGAAAGTCGCTTTGGCATGATGCGCCAAATCAAGGTCAAAAACATCGAAAATTACAATCAAAAATGCAAAAGCCTAGGGCTTCCCCCGCTGCCCTATTTGGTGATCATCATCGATGAGCTTGCAGATTTGATGATGACAGGGGGCAAAGAGGCAGAGACGCCCATCATTCGTATTGCACAGATGGGAAGGGCAAGCGGCATGCACCTCATCATTGCCACCCAGCGACCCAGCGCAGATGTGGTGACAGGCCTGATTAAAACCAATCTGCCCTCTCGCATTGCCTTTAAGGTGAGCAACAAGATTGATTCTCGCGTGGTGATTGACACAGAAGGTGCTCAAAGCCTGCTTGGCCGCGGGGACATGCTCTTTTCTTTGGGGGGTGGGATGCTTACAAGGATCCATGCGCCATGGAGTAGCGAAGAGGAGATCGAGGCAATCGTAAGCGAGATCAAGGCGCAGCGGGAAGTGGAATATGATCAGGATTTTGATGTGGAGGGTAGGGAGCTTCTGCCAAGCATTGAGGGGAATGATGATCTTGCCAGGGCCAAAGAGATCATCCTCTCCACAGGCAAGACTTCCATAAGCTTCTTGCAAAGGCAGATGGGGGTGGGATATAACAAGGCTGCAAATTGCATCGAAGAGCTGGAGCGGCAGGGATTTTTGTCTGCAGAGGATGCCAAGGGCAGGCGGAGCATCATTGGCAGATAGCCCCCATACCCTTGAACCCTTGAAGCATTGTGCTTTTACTTGGTTTTTGCGTGTCTATTGGTTTGGGATTTTGTTGGATTTTAGGCGATGTTCGCAAAAACCTGCGCGCTGCATGATTTTATGCCCCTTGTTTGATTTTAGGCCTTTGCTTGGTTGCGCACCCCGTGTAATCTTCTCACCAAAATCTATGCCAAAAATCTCGCTCACAAAATCCCAAGCGCTCTGATTGAATCCGTCCTGAAGTTTCACGCCCTATGCTAAATCGCGCAAAAATTGCTATATGCTCGAAAAAATCGCAATCGCGCCCCACTCTCCATCAGGCATAAAGTCTCACAATTCTTGCAAAGCTTTGCACTACTTGATTCAAATTCTGCTGCCTTCCAATTCAAGCGCTTTGAGCAAAATCCTCGCACGGATTTCCTAACCCCTAGCAATCAATCCCTGTGGCTTATTGATTCATTCCTACGCACCCAAAAAACTCCCACATAAAAAATCTCGTTCAAAAATCTCATACATCACTCAATTCCACGCTGAAATCGCGCAAACTAAAGCCCGCTCTCATCCCTCTAGGAGTTTTTTGGTATGCAGATAGAGGGCTTGTTTTGTGGGATTTTGCTTGATTTGGCGCACGAAATAACTCCCTGCAACAATGATGTCTACAGAGTCTTTGATTTGTTCAATTTGCTCATGAGTCTGTATCCCAAATCCCAGTGCGATTTTTTGGTTGGAGTTTTTGCGAATGCGAGCAATGTAGCGCTCTAGCGCATCATCGATGGTGGTTTTTGAGCCCGTGATCCCAAGCCTAGCCACAGCATAGAGGTAGGGGCAGTTGCTCTGCTGAGTAATTTCTTTCATGCGCGCATCACTCATATTAGGGGTAATGAGTTCTATGACAAAAATACCCATTTTCTTGGCATGGGCGCGGAGACCTTCATCCTGGTGCAGAGGCAAATCAGGGATGATCAATGCCTTGGCTCCAGAGCGTTTGGCCTGCTTGAGAAAACCCTCTATCCCATAGCGAAAAATAATATTTGCATAAGTCATGATAAGGATTTGAGCCTTTTTACTTAGCGCTTCTATGATTTCAAACCCCTGTTGCACTTTGAAGCCATTTTGTAGCGCGAGATTGCATGCGTGCTCAATAATCTCTCCATCAGCGCTGGGGTCAGAAAAGGGGAATTGGACTTCTAGATATTGTGCCCCTCCCTCAATGATGCCAAGAGCAGATTCGATGCTTTGAGCTTGGCTGGGATAGCCCCCTATGATATGTCCCATCAATGCGATGTTCATTAGACCTCCTTATGTGCGTCTTTTATGCGCGCGATTTCTTCTTGCAAAAATTCCGCCCAGATTGCGGGTTGCAAATGTTTGGCCGTGATAAAAATATCCTTATCTCCCCTGCCAGAGATGTTGATGATGATTTTTTTGCCCTGGTGGTTTTTGCAGAGCTTCATGGCTCCAGCAAGCGCATGGCTGGATTCAAGGGCTGCAATGATGCCCTCATGCTTGGCAAAGAATTTCAAGGCCTCTAGTACCTCATTATCTGTGGCAGAATCAAATTTCACGCGCCCAATACTGCCTAGATGTGCGAGCTGGGGCCCAATGCCAGCATAATCTAGCCCGGCGCTGATGGAATGGGTGGGTGAGAGTTGGCCCTCATCATCTTGCAAGAAGATGCTTTTATATCCTTGGGCAATCCCCACATGGGCATCTTCTGTGCCCTGCATCCGCGCTGCATGCTCACCTCTTTGCATTCCTCTGCCTCCAGCCTCAACGCCAATGAGCTGCACTTTTTCTTTGAGGAATGCATGAAAAAATCCAATCGCATTGCTCCCCCCACCTACGCATGCCACCATAAAATCTGGCAAGCCCTTGAAGTAGTACTTCACTTGTTTTTTGACTTCTTTGGAGATGATGCTTTGCAAATCCCTCACGATATCAGGGTAGGGATAGGGTCCCAGCGCGCTGCCTAGCACATAAAAGGTCTGATGCATATCCTTGCTCCATTCCCGCAATGCTTCATTGACTGCATCTTTTAGCGTTTTGCTTCCAGAATCTACGCTTCGCACTTTTGCGCCAAAAAGCTCCATATTTAGCACATTGGGGCGCTGTCTAGCCATATCGATGCTTCCCATGAAAATTTCACATTCCAGCCCTAGTTTTGCGCAAGCACATGCAGTAGCTAGTCCATGCTGTCCTGCGCCAGTTTCTGCGATTACGCGAGTTTTCCCCATTTTTTTGGCAAGCATTGCCTGGCCTAGGGCATTGTTGATTTTGTGCGCGCCTGTGATGGCTTGACCTTCCAATTTCAGATACACATCATTGTGGAGGATTCTGGAGGCATTGCGCGCATACACAAGGGGTGTGGGTCTGCCGATGAAATGTTTACAGAGTTCATCAAATTCCTTTTTAAATTCCTTGGAGGCAAAGATGCTGTGGTAGGCCTCTTCTAGCTCTTTGAGGGCAGGGTAGAGGATCTCAGGGACATATTGTCCGCCAAATTTTTGCTTACCAAAAAAGGTATTTTTGGAATGCGTGTAGAGTTTCATCAAATCTCCTTTGTGGGTGTTGTGGGATGAGATGGGGAATTTTTGGAGTTTTTTGCGCGGTGGGCATGGATTTTTGCAAAGACCTCTTGCATTTTTGTAGGATCTTTTCTGCCAATTTCCCCCTCAATTTTGGAATTGATATCTAGCATTTTGACACCTAGATCTAGCAGGGATTTTACATTGTCTGGGCCAATCCCTCCAGATACAAAGAGATTTTGCCCATTTTGGGCTAATGTCTCTAGAGATGCGAGGTCTATGGCCTTGCCACTTCCTCCTTTTTGTGCGCTTTTGCTATCTAGCAGCACAAAGGGCAGATATTCCTTGCTGGGAAAGTCAGAGGGTTTTTCATAATTGATGCAAATATAATGATTAAAATTTGCCCGCATGAGATCTTCTTTGCCAAAATAGGGCAGCGCGCTTGGTGCATGCAACTGCAGTGCATCAAGTAGATTTTGTGCGCATAATTCCTTTGCCTGGCGCAAGTCCTCATCATCTTCTAATAAAACGCCAATTTTTAGCACATGGGGATAGAGGGTCTTTAGCGCGCGCGAGATTTGTTTGATGGCTTTGATGGAGATGTGGCGCGGGCTAGACTTGGGGAAAATAAAGCCCAGCATGTCTGCACCCATTTTGCAGGCAAGGAGTGCATCATCAAGATTGGTAATGCCACAAATCTTGATTAGGGGAGGGTTTTGTGTGAGTCTTTGGAAAATCTCTGCATAGAATTTACTCTCATTTTTTTGTGCTTTTTGGTAGGAGGAAATGAGGCCAGAGAGTTTGTTTTGTTGGTTTTTTACAAAATAGCTACCACAAAGCATGCCATCAAAGCCACATGCCCCGATCATATAGCCATCAAAATCGCTCTCAATGCCAGATTCAAAGATAGTTTTTATCCCCTTGGGGATTTGCTCTTTGAGCAGGATTCCTTTTTGTTTGTGGATTTCAAAACTGTGCAGGGATCGCATATTGATCCCAAGAATCTGAGGCTCATAGGGGAGGATGAAATCAAGTTCTTCTTGATTGTGGATTTCAAATAAAGGCGTGAGTTTGTAAGAGAGAATCTCTAAGAGTAGGGCTTCAAAAGCTTTTCTATCTTCTAAAAACATTGCAATAATGACTAATACCATGTCTGCACCCATACGGTAGCTGATTTCTGCTTCTTCTTTGAATTGCAAAAAATCTTTGCGCAGGATCGTGGCGTTTTTGTGAGCATTTTTCACGGCCACAAGATCTGTGATGCTACCTTGAAAATGATCCTCTTCTGTAAGCACGGAAATCGCCCCCGCCCCACAATCTAGATAAAATCTTGCGAGTTTTACAGGATCGTTGATTTCTCCAATCTTGCCGCTGGATGGCGAAGCGCGTTTGATCTCTGCGATGAGAAGTGGGGAGGAAAATCGCGGCGGGCAGAGCGGGGTGGTACGCTGCTTTGGAATCTCATGCCCCAATGCAAAGCCTAGTTGCTTGATTTTTGCACTTCTTTTCTCTGCGATCTGGCGTAAAACTTCTATCATAATCCTTCCTTTTGATAAAATTTCTTTGATTTACCCCCCCCCTATATTTACCCCCCCCTATATTTTGTGCGATGTTTGCATGATGGTTGCATCACTCCTTGCATGATGCAAGCTATTCTAATGGATGGCTAGCCAAAGATAATACAGCAAAAAAGCCAAAATGCCACAAAAATACGCGCTTTTTGTGTATGATTCCAAAGAATTTTTGACAAGGAAAAATGATGGAATCACAGCTTATGGGCTTGGCAATTGAGACGTATAAAATTACCCTAATTATTTCTTTGCCTATTTTGTTCGTGGGGCTTGTGGTGGGGCTTGTGGTGAGTATTTTTCAGGCTACCACCCAAATCAATGAAATGACGCTTTCTTTTGTGCCAAAAATCTTGGCTGTCATTGGGGTGATCATTTTCACCATGCCCTGGATGCTCAATATGCTCATGGATTACACCACAAGATTAATCAATCTCATCCCCAGCTTTATTGGCTAGCATGACTAAAGAAATTGATTTTTCTAGGTATTTGAGTCTCAAGATTGGTCCCAAATTGCCTGTGCATGTGATCCAAAGTATGCAGGATTATGATAGAAATTGGAGGATTTTGGGGTTTGGATGCAATCTCTTGGTCTCCCCAGAGGCAAAAAATCTCGCTATTTTGGGCAAAGAATTTGATTATATCAAGGATTTGGGTGAGCAGATTGAGATTGGCGCTAGCACTTCTAGTGCTAAAATTTTCCGCTATTTCAAAGATAATGATCTTTTGGGATTAGAGTTTTTGCGCTCCTTGCCTGGGAGTTTGGGGGGATTGGTAAAGATGAATGCGGGGATGAAGGGCTATGAGATTAAACTTTTGCTAGATTCTGTAAATATCGATGGGGAATGGAAAGAGGCTAGCGAGCTTGGTATAGAGTATCGGAGTACAAAAATTTCTGGAGTAATTTTTGCTGCGAGGTTTTTGAAAAAAAGGGGGTTTCGATCCGAGCTTTTGTGCGCATTTGCTGGTATGCGCAAAAGTCATCCACGCCTGCCAAGCTGTGGAAGTTGTTTCAAAAATCCTGCGGGTGATTTTGCTGGGAGATTGCTTGAGCTTGCAGGCTTGAAGGGGTATTTCATCAATGGAGTTGGTTTTTCAAGACAGCATGCGAATTTTTTGGTAAATGAAAGCAGGGGGAGTGCTACTTTTTGTGCTGCAAAGAAAGTGATTGAGGAGGCACAGCAGAGGGTGGAGAAGGTTTTTGGCATAAAATTACAAAGAGAGGTTATAATCCTAGAATGATATCACTTAAGCAAGGAGATAGCATGAAAACCACAAGGATGTTTTTGGCTTTTGGATTTTTGTTCAGCACCCATCAGCTCTTTGCTCTGCCATTTGGTGGCATGGGGAATGTCTCTGCAAGTATGGGAGGTGCGGGAGTCGCTTTGAAAAATTCTGCATGGGGCCTGTATTATAACCCCGCATTGCTGGGTACTGGCAAAAAAGCTCGTTTTGCCTATAGCTTTGGTGCGAAAATCAGAGAAAATAATCTCCTATCCCTTGGTAATGTGGATGTGAAAAATCTCCAGAGCCTGCCTGATAGTGTCGCAGGACTCTTTGGCACTGCCGGGAAAAACATCAAGGCTGCCAGTGCCATCAGAGGAGCGAGTTTGGTGGGTGCAAATCTCACAGGCGCTGATGTTTTGGTAGCAGCCAATGGTGGAAATCTGAGTCTGCCTGGTGGAGTTTTTGGCGATGTGATACAAAAGCTTTTGGGAACCAAGAATGGGCAAACACCTACAACAGCGGATTTGACAAAATTTCTTGATGGGATTGCGGGGACTGTCGCAAATAATGGTGCGGCAGCAGGTGCAGCAGGTGTGGGAGGAGGCGGGACATTGGATGATGCGATCAAAAAATTTCAACAAGCATTCAAAGACAATCCCCAAAAAGTTTTAGATGAGACCAAGGGAAAGCTTTTGAAGGCCAATGCAGAGGCTGGAAATAATCCGCTGCTTGGTTCTATCATCGCGAATTTCAATGGTAAGAATATTGAAAAAGTCGCAGATTTATTAAAAGAGGCGACAAATGACAATGGTAAGGATCTGGATGTCTCCAAGGTCCTTGCAACTCTTGGTGGCGTTACAGTTTCTCGCTCGGGGAATGCGTCGCTAGACAAGGCGATCAAAGATATTAATTTGATCCAAAAGACATTGCGCCATAATAATTTTTCTCTTTCCACACAAAATGGTCTGGTATTTCAATCTCGGCCAAATGAGGATGTTGGCGGATTTGGAGTAGGGATTTTTGTTAGTGGATTTGCTAGTGGATCGGCGAATTTTGACAAGAATCATGATCGTATTATCGTGGATGCGGGTGGAAAATATATCGATCTTGGGATCAGTGGCAATGGAATCACTCTTAGCTCTACAGATCAAAATGCATATAATAACAACTCGATTTTTAGCAGCTCTGCTAGCCACCATGTTAGTGTTGCTGGGTTATTGCTTGGCGAGATACCTGTTGGCTATGGGCATAGCTTTAGCGTGGGTATCGGGGAGCTGAGTGTTGGGATGACACTCAAATACATCTATGGCATGGGTTACAAAGTCTCAAGAACTGGGGGATTCAATGAGCTAGCTAAGGTCAGTTTTTCCTCCAAGCCGGTTGTGTCACAGAATTTTGGCATTGATGTGGGAGCGCTCTATAGCTTGAAGGGTTTTTCCATCGGGGTTGTGGCTAAAAATGTCAACAATCCTAGGATGAGGATTAGTGAGACGCAAAATATTTATTTGAACCCTCAGGTGAGGGCGGGTGTCTCTTATGAATGGGGGATTATGACATTGGCCTTTGATGCGGATTTACTTCCCAATAACACTCTCTCCTATGCTGCACCAAAGACACAGATGATCGGGGGCGGCGC encodes:
- the trpB gene encoding tryptophan synthase subunit beta, yielding MKLYTHSKNTFFGKQKFGGQYVPEILYPALKELEEAYHSIFASKEFKKEFDELCKHFIGRPTPLVYARNASRILHNDVYLKLEGQAITGAHKINNALGQAMLAKKMGKTRVIAETGAGQHGLATACACAKLGLECEIFMGSIDMARQRPNVLNMELFGAKVRSVDSGSKTLKDAVNEALREWSKDMHQTFYVLGSALGPYPYPDIVRDLQSIISKEVKKQVKYYFKGLPDFMVACVGGGSNAIGFFHAFLKEKVQLIGVEAGGRGMQRGEHAARMQGTEDAHVGIAQGYKSIFLQDDEGQLSPTHSISAGLDYAGIGPQLAHLGSIGRVKFDSATDNEVLEALKFFAKHEGIIAALESSHALAGAMKLCKNHQGKKIIINISGRGDKDIFITAKHLQPAIWAEFLQEEIARIKDAHKEV
- a CDS encoding DNA translocase FtsK, which produces MSIATFFGPSGAVGNFGKGFSNFNFMVFGFLAPFYLLFLLYPLFLYYKNSVFSSRDVRKISAGVLIFVVLLCLQYLWLGRGELAKSMVEGVRPFIGIFGVYVCLLILWVFAWTLLSLANFLATMSKILIFGMRALEALGARLQEMGAIILDKKTKWQEERRAKKESEAEIRKSMKDFMPNSKKQVDLPNPESQALTQDFMPQNQQETKNREDFDEEEFLASEVKTFYHVDIPKQNNPKGVVLRSAQNLPETDSVDARTLLHQRRIKAESAGLLDFALKQTKNSLSPRDLAQNSQMQTRNLLAKMQKIEQILQEDTPSPQNPSGSNWAGVEFSRASPASNPGKNAHNVATSSSGLDWDGVNSLSQSGLAARLQDLASKNPSQDFSAESGHALEENPNSLQDYNQPHQNEHSLEQNSSAQPFECSEIFGLDGRAVQDKGGLAQELPNQEIVKESEQFPLDKSAQTTQEHAQEQNSLKDSFSREFAYKSKFQILTEVSENAQMLEGLEKGEREKPRDYVLPSLELLSKPPLQEASINEEEIDKKAQNLLEKLNTFKIDGDVVSICSGPLISTFEFKPATHIKVNRICSLSDDLAMALSAQSIRIQAPIPGKNVVGIEIPNSSFQTVYMREILESEIFQTSASPLALALGKDIAGNPFVADLKKLPHLLVAGTTGSGKSVGVNAMILSMLYRNSPDHLRLIMIDPKQVEFSLYEDIPHLLTPIITDPKKAITALNQAIREMESRFGMMRQIKVKNIENYNQKCKSLGLPPLPYLVIIIDELADLMMTGGKEAETPIIRIAQMGRASGMHLIIATQRPSADVVTGLIKTNLPSRIAFKVSNKIDSRVVIDTEGAQSLLGRGDMLFSLGGGMLTRIHAPWSSEEEIEAIVSEIKAQREVEYDQDFDVEGRELLPSIEGNDDLARAKEIILSTGKTSISFLQRQMGVGYNKAANCIEELERQGFLSAEDAKGRRSIIGR
- a CDS encoding UDP-N-acetylmuramate dehydrogenase, which produces MTKEIDFSRYLSLKIGPKLPVHVIQSMQDYDRNWRILGFGCNLLVSPEAKNLAILGKEFDYIKDLGEQIEIGASTSSAKIFRYFKDNDLLGLEFLRSLPGSLGGLVKMNAGMKGYEIKLLLDSVNIDGEWKEASELGIEYRSTKISGVIFAARFLKKRGFRSELLCAFAGMRKSHPRLPSCGSCFKNPAGDFAGRLLELAGLKGYFINGVGFSRQHANFLVNESRGSATFCAAKKVIEEAQQRVEKVFGIKLQREVIILE
- the trpF gene encoding bifunctional indole-3-glycerol phosphate synthase/phosphoribosylanthranilate isomerase, with amino-acid sequence MIEVLRQIAEKRSAKIKQLGFALGHEIPKQRTTPLCPPRFSSPLLIAEIKRASPSSGKIGEINDPVKLARFYLDCGAGAISVLTEEDHFQGSITDLVAVKNAHKNATILRKDFLQFKEEAEISYRMGADMVLVIIAMFLEDRKAFEALLLEILSYKLTPLFEIHNQEELDFILPYEPQILGINMRSLHSFEIHKQKGILLKEQIPKGIKTIFESGIESDFDGYMIGACGFDGMLCGSYFVKNQQNKLSGLISSYQKAQKNESKFYAEIFQRLTQNPPLIKICGITNLDDALLACKMGADMLGFIFPKSSPRHISIKAIKQISRALKTLYPHVLKIGVLLEDDEDLRQAKELCAQNLLDALQLHAPSALPYFGKEDLMRANFNHYICINYEKPSDFPSKEYLPFVLLDSKSAQKGGSGKAIDLASLETLAQNGQNLFVSGGIGPDNVKSLLDLGVKMLDINSKIEGEIGRKDPTKMQEVFAKIHAHRAKNSKNSPSHPTTPTKEI
- the fliQ gene encoding flagellar biosynthesis protein FliQ translates to MESQLMGLAIETYKITLIISLPILFVGLVVGLVVSIFQATTQINEMTLSFVPKILAVIGVIIFTMPWMLNMLMDYTTRLINLIPSFIG
- the trpA gene encoding tryptophan synthase subunit alpha — encoded protein: MNIALMGHIIGGYPSQAQSIESALGIIEGGAQYLEVQFPFSDPSADGEIIEHACNLALQNGFKVQQGFEIIEALSKKAQILIMTYANIIFRYGIEGFLKQAKRSGAKALIIPDLPLHQDEGLRAHAKKMGIFVIELITPNMSDARMKEITQQSNCPYLYAVARLGITGSKTTIDDALERYIARIRKNSNQKIALGFGIQTHEQIEQIKDSVDIIVAGSYFVRQIKQNPTKQALYLHTKKLLEG